Within Candidatus Rubrimentiphilum sp., the genomic segment TCGATCGCAGCCAACGAGTCGGGTGGAACGTCGTTTAGTCTTCAGGTACTCAGTGGCGATTTCGAACATGGCGTGCAGTTGCTCGCCGACAACGAACTGCATCCGCGGTTCGTGCCGCAGTATTTCGACATCGTGAAGAGCCAGGAAGTCGGTTCGCTGACCGGCGTCGAGAATTCGCCGGATCATCTGGCTGCGGTCGCCACGGCGAAGGCGCTCTATCCGCCGGGAGATCCGGCGCAGCGTTTCGCCAACACAACCACCATGAGTGCCCTCACGCTCGACGATGTGAAGCAGTATTACGCTGCGGCGTACCGGCCCGATCTGACGACGGTCGTCGTGGTCGGCGACGTCACGCCGGCGCGCGCGCGGCAAGTATTGGCGAAATACTTCGGCGCATGGACTGCGCACGGGCCAAAGCCGCAGACCGAACCGCCGCCGGTGCCTCCGAATAAGGCGAGTGCAGCCGATATTCCGGCGACCGGTCGCGTGCAATCCAGCGTGCAGCTTATCCAAACGTCCGGAATCAAGCGCACGAGCGCCGATTGGCCGGCGCTGCAAGTGGCCAACACGATCCTTACCGGCGGATTCTATTCATCGCTTCTCTACCATGACTTGCGCGAGGTCAAGGGCTACGTCTATTACGTGAGCAGCGGACTGAGCACCGAAAAGACGCGGTCGTCGTTCAGCGTGAGCTACGGATCCGATCCTTCAAAGGTCGTGCCGGCCCAGCAGCTGGTCGTGGCGGACTTAACGCGTATGCAAAGCCAGCCGGTTGCGGCCGACCGTCTACTTCGCGCGAAGGCGCAATTGATGGGTGAGATTCCGATAACTCTTGCCAGCTATGACGGCGTCGGCAGCATCTTGCACCGGTACGCCTCGCTCGATCTGCCGCTGAATCAAAACTTGATCGACGCCCGCCGCGAACTCTCGGTGACGGCGTCGCGCGTGGCTGCGGCTATGCGCAAGTGGATTCGTCCGGACGATTTCGTCCGCATCGTAACCGGCCCAGGCCCGAAGTAATGCCGCCGGTCAAAGCCGTAGGCTTTGACATAGACCACACGCTCGGCATCGACAACAAGCTCGAACGCGTTGCGTTTCTGCGCTTGCTCGACGCAGTCTGCGAACAAGGCGGGCGCGCTCTAGGAACGCTCGCGCAAGAGAGTGCGCGCATAGACGATCTGCTCGAACGGCAGCGCAGCGGCGCATTTTCAATCGACGAAGCCGTCGAGCGATTCGCGGCGGAACGCGGCGCGCGCTCGCCGTCGAGTTACGTCGAGCCCTACAAACGAATGGCTGTCGAAAGCGTGCCCGAGTTTTTTGTGCCCCAGACCGACGCGCGGATGGTGCTTGCAGAACTAAAGCGCCGCCACATTCCGTGCGCTATCTTGAGCAATGGCTGGCCGGCGCTGCAAGAAAGAAAAGCGCAGTCCTTAGGCTTTGACGGACCGGTGCTCGTCGGCGAGGGGCCGGGCACGCAAAAGCCCGGCGCGGCTGCTTTTGCGGCTCTCGCTCGCGCGCTGTCGGCCGAACCCGGCGACGTAGCATACGTCGGCGACAACCCGCGAGCGGATATCGCGGCCGCGATCGCCGCGGGAATGCACGGCATTTGGCTCGATGCGGAGGGCGCGGAATATCCGCCGGAGTTGCCGGAGCCAAGCGAAGTTATCCACAGCCTCACGGAACTGCTTACGCTCCTGTAGAACTTCGCGCGTGTGCCCAAGATCACGGGAGGGAATTTGCGCAGCCGCAAGCTCGGATCGCCCAAGGGATTCAACGTCAGGCCGACGCCGGGCCGCGTAAAGGAGTCCCTGTTTTCGATCCTGCAGCCGCGCATCGAAGGGTCGCGCTTTCTCGATCTCTTTTCCGGAACGGGCGCCATCGGCTTCGAAGCGGCCTCGCGCGGTGCGTCATCCGTCGTTTGCGTCGAGGGGCACCGTGAAACCGCCGACGCGATCCAGGAAGCCGCGAACGAACTCGGCATACAGGACGTGGTGACCGTTGTCGGAGCGCCGGTCGATCGCGCCCTCTACCGGCTCGATCCGGCGTTCGATATCGTGTACGCGGATCCGCCGTACGCGGGCGAACTGCCGTCGCAAATGTTCCGCCTGCTGTTGGAGCGCAATTTGCTCGCGCCGGACGCGCTGGTGATCTACGAGCATAGCGCTCGCATGATTCTGCCCGACGTACCGGGGTACCGCAGCGTCCGCGAAGAAGTCTATGGCGATGTCGCTTTGGCTTTCTTCACGCCGGTAGGATGAAGGCGGTCTATCCGGGCTCTTTCGATCCGCCGACCAACGGTCATCTCGACGTCATCGAACGCGCGTGCCGGTATTTCGACGAACTCGTCGTGGCAGTTGTCGTGAATCCGCAAAAGCGCGAACCCATGTTCACGCTCGAAGAGCGCGAAGCGATGATTCGCGACTCTGTGGCGCACCTGGCGAACGTACGCGTCGAACATTTCCGCGGTCTGCTGGCGGATTATGTTCGCAAGGAACACGCGGCAGTGATCATCAAGGGTTTGCGGGTGGTTTCCGACTTCGAGAGCGAGATGTCGACGGCGCTCATGAACCGGGCGCTGTCGGACGTCGATACGATGTTTTTGATGTCCGACCAACGATATTCGTTCGTCAGCTCGAGCATCGTAAAAGAAGTCTTTTTTCTTGGCGGCGACGTTGGGGCGCTGGTGCCGGATCCTGTGATGCGGCTAATGGCGGCTAAACGCGCGAGCTTACGCACTACGTAAACGGAGGAACCTCATGTCGGTCTATCGCGTTTTGGACAAACTGGAAGCATACGTGCACGATGGAACTTGGCTGCCCGCGGGCTACCGGATTCTGAGCGAAGAGCGCTTGATGGAATTCGTCGAAAAGGTGCGCTCCTCGCTGCCCGAGGAGATGGGCCGCGCTAAGATCATCGCCAAAGATCAAGATCGCATGCTGCGCGCCGCGCAAGAGAAGGCGCAGACGATCGTAAGCGAGGCCGCCAGCAAACATGAAGAGCTGCTCGACGATCACGAGATCGTCCAGCGAGCGCGCACCACCGCGGATGTAATTCTGCGCGAAGCCGAAGAACGCGCGCGCAAGGTGCGCGAGGGCGCCGATCAGTACGCGCTGCAAATGCTCGGAACGCTGGAGAATCGGCTGGCGGGCGCGCTTGGCTCCATCCGCAAAGGGCGGGAAGCGCTGGCGCCACGCGCGCAGACCGAACCGGCCCAGCCGATGGCCGATGCGGCTGCCAAGAGCAAACGCGCGGCGTTCGATGCGCAAGCCAGCGACGAAACGACGGCGCTCGAATCGGTCGAGGTCGTTAAGTAAGCTTCGATGCGGCTGCACCTGGCCCGTAACCGGGTCGCGATTTATGTAGCCGCTGCTTGTCTGCTGGCGCTGTGCGCTTTTATTCCGACGCCCTACTCGCTGATACTCCCGGGGCGCGCGGTCGATCTTGCCGATGTCGTGTCGCTGGGCGGCGGACACCCGGCTCAAACGCGGCTCTATTTGACCGACGTGCGATTTGCGACGCGCGTTACGCCGCTCGAGTTGCTCAGCGCGTTCCTCCCCGGCGTGCGAGTCGTTTGGACGAACGACATTCTGCCGAGCGGCGTGAGCATGACGCGCTATGAAGGCGTCGAGCGTGAGGCGATGAGCGAAAGTCAAACGATTGCGGCCGCCGTGGCGGAGCGCGCCGCCGGTTATCACGTTCCCTCTCCGCGTAGCCGCGTGATGGTTGTCTATTTCGTTCCGCACAGCCGCGCTTCGCAAGTCTTGCGTCAGCTCGACATTCTGGCGGCGGTTGACGGCAAATCAATCTCATCGAGTTCGGATCTGCAAAAGGCCCTGCGCCGTGTGAAGGCCGGTACGGTGGTGCACGTTGGGCTGTTCCGAAACGGCGGCCGGAGGATCGCCGCCGTTCAAACGACAGCCTATCGAGGCAGAACCGTCTTGGGCACCTACCTTACGACGATCTACGAACGGCCACGCCTACCCGTCGGCGTCTCCTTCCATTTGCCGCACGTGGCAGGGAGCTCCGGCGGCCTGATGTTTGCGCTTGAAATCTACCGCTCGCTCAAACGTCAGCCGCTGCCCGGCGAATTGCGTATAGCCGGCACCGGCACAATTGCGTACGACGGAAGCGTCGGGCCAATCGAGGGCGCTGCGCAGAAAGTGGCAGCTGCACGCGCTGCCGGCGCGAGCCTGTTCCTCGTGCCCGCCGAGAACTACGCGGAAGTCAAAGGCACGGGCGGCATCCACGTTGTCCCGGTCGCCAGTTTTAATCAGGCGGTTCACGCAGTCGCTTCGGCAGCTATTCCACAGTAGCGGCACTGGTGCTAGACTGGCTTCAGGAGGCCGTTATGAAACGAGTTCTTCTTTTTGGGATCGCAGCCGTGAGCGCGTTGGCGCTGAATTGTCCGGCCGCCTCGGCGGATTCGCAGACCTTCAATCCGGGATTGGTCCACGCAAACGCGTCGATGCCGGTCAACCATCCAACGGATTATTCCACGAGCTGGCGCGGCATGGGAAACTTCAATCCGGGATTAGGTTTTCGTCAGCAGGCCGTTTTGTGCCACGTTCAATCGGTATTTGGAACAAATACGTCCGGCACGATGACGCCCGGCATGGGCGCGCCGCGCCCGATTGAGGTCGTTTACGTTGCGCGATTGGGATCGACGTGCGGGATGGCGCCGTTCTACGGCTACGGCTTTATGTCCCCAATCAGCCCTTAGACCGGCGGCGCTTGCACGTTCTGCGCGAAAGCTTCGAGCTTCGCGCGATCGATCGCTTTGACGCGTCCGCGGTCGAGTTCGACTGCATTCGCATTCTTTAAGCGCAGCAGCGCGCGAGCCGCCATGTCGCGCACGGTGCCTGCCGCCGCCGCGATCTGAGCTTGCGATAGGTTTTCCACGCCGGGCAAGCCGCGCGTCATACCGACGGATGCGCGCGCATAACCGAGCAAGAATTTTGCGACGCGCTGCAGCACGTGGGCGAACGCAAGGTCGGCAATCGTGTCGATGGATCGCCGGCGTGCCTGCGATGCTTCGGAAAGAAAACCGAGCGCGAGTTCCGCGTCGTTTCTGCAGGCGTGCAGCACGGCCTCGCTTGGCAGCGTCATGATCGTTGCGTCGGTTAAGGCCTCGGCGCGAGTCGTTGCGCCGCCCGTATCGAAGGTGCCGCTGTCGTTGAGCGTGTCATGCGTGAGCCGCTCGCCCAAAGTATGCGTCTTGCCGTCCGGCGAGAGCAGCGTGAGGATGACTTTTCCGCTCTTGACGATCCCGAGATACGGCCACACTTCGCCTTCATCGAAGATCGTTTCGCCCGCGCGGTAAGTCCGTTCCGACATTTGGCCGGCGAGGTCGCGCAGCGTGCTGGCTTTGGCGCTCGCGAACGGCGCGACGTGCTGCAGCAGCGCTTCGGGCTCGGCATTTTCGTCGATCCGCTCGACGCGGATGGTCCACCGGTTGGATCCGAGGTTGCGCGCATCCCAGGAGAACTTGCCGGGCCGCAGCTGCGAGAGCTCGTTGCGCAAGGCCCTCGGATCGTTCTCTTCGTTGATCTCCAGGATTGCGCCGAGGGTGAGCTTGTCGAAGGCTTCTAGGATCTGTTCCGTTCGGTTTGCGGGCTGAAGCGAGCGAGCGTCAATGGCGATCGCCGCCGGCCGGTTCATAGGCATCGGGCGAGTCATTTGGGGGGTTCGCGGCGGGCGCCTGCAAAAGGCTTGGCTCGTGGCTGACAACGACGTGGTGATTCTCGCCGGCGCGCGGACGCCGTTCGGCAACTTTGGCGG encodes:
- a CDS encoding HAD family hydrolase, with product MPPVKAVGFDIDHTLGIDNKLERVAFLRLLDAVCEQGGRALGTLAQESARIDDLLERQRSGAFSIDEAVERFAAERGARSPSSYVEPYKRMAVESVPEFFVPQTDARMVLAELKRRHIPCAILSNGWPALQERKAQSLGFDGPVLVGEGPGTQKPGAAAFAALARALSAEPGDVAYVGDNPRADIAAAIAAGMHGIWLDAEGAEYPPELPEPSEVIHSLTELLTLL
- the rsmD gene encoding 16S rRNA (guanine(966)-N(2))-methyltransferase RsmD — encoded protein: MPKITGGNLRSRKLGSPKGFNVRPTPGRVKESLFSILQPRIEGSRFLDLFSGTGAIGFEAASRGASSVVCVEGHRETADAIQEAANELGIQDVVTVVGAPVDRALYRLDPAFDIVYADPPYAGELPSQMFRLLLERNLLAPDALVIYEHSARMILPDVPGYRSVREEVYGDVALAFFTPVG
- the coaD gene encoding pantetheine-phosphate adenylyltransferase codes for the protein MKAVYPGSFDPPTNGHLDVIERACRYFDELVVAVVVNPQKREPMFTLEEREAMIRDSVAHLANVRVEHFRGLLADYVRKEHAAVIIKGLRVVSDFESEMSTALMNRALSDVDTMFLMSDQRYSFVSSSIVKEVFFLGGDVGALVPDPVMRLMAAKRASLRTT
- a CDS encoding PDZ domain-containing protein, yielding MRLHLARNRVAIYVAAACLLALCAFIPTPYSLILPGRAVDLADVVSLGGGHPAQTRLYLTDVRFATRVTPLELLSAFLPGVRVVWTNDILPSGVSMTRYEGVEREAMSESQTIAAAVAERAAGYHVPSPRSRVMVVYFVPHSRASQVLRQLDILAAVDGKSISSSSDLQKALRRVKAGTVVHVGLFRNGGRRIAAVQTTAYRGRTVLGTYLTTIYERPRLPVGVSFHLPHVAGSSGGLMFALEIYRSLKRQPLPGELRIAGTGTIAYDGSVGPIEGAAQKVAAARAAGASLFLVPAENYAEVKGTGGIHVVPVASFNQAVHAVASAAIPQ
- a CDS encoding DUF2249 domain-containing protein codes for the protein MTRPMPMNRPAAIAIDARSLQPANRTEQILEAFDKLTLGAILEINEENDPRALRNELSQLRPGKFSWDARNLGSNRWTIRVERIDENAEPEALLQHVAPFASAKASTLRDLAGQMSERTYRAGETIFDEGEVWPYLGIVKSGKVILTLLSPDGKTHTLGERLTHDTLNDSGTFDTGGATTRAEALTDATIMTLPSEAVLHACRNDAELALGFLSEASQARRRSIDTIADLAFAHVLQRVAKFLLGYARASVGMTRGLPGVENLSQAQIAAAAGTVRDMAARALLRLKNANAVELDRGRVKAIDRAKLEAFAQNVQAPPV